A genomic window from Nicotiana sylvestris chromosome 11, ASM39365v2, whole genome shotgun sequence includes:
- the LOC138880937 gene encoding secreted RxLR effector protein 161-like, with amino-acid sequence MEESKEIDTPIATATKLDIDEPGSSVDQKLYRGMIGSLLYLTASRPDIVFSVGLCARFQANPKESHLTAVKRILRYLKGTTDLYLWYPKGSNFDLVGYADYAGFLVDRKSTSGMAYFRGSCLVSWATKK; translated from the coding sequence atggaggaatctaaagaaatagacacacccattgcaactgccaccaAATTAGatattgatgaacctggttcatcagttgatcaaaagttgtataggggtatgattggttcactcttgtatcttactgcaAGCAGACCTGACAtcgttttcagtgtagggctttgtgctcgttttcaagcaaatccaaaagagtctcacttgactgcggtaaagaggatactgagatatctgaaaggcaccactgatctgtATCTCTGgtatcctaaaggtagtaattttgaTCTAGTTGGatatgctgattatgcaggtttcttagtggacaggaaaagcacctcaggtatggcataCTTCcgtggttcatgtcttgtgtcatgggctaccaaAAAGTAA
- the LOC138880938 gene encoding uncharacterized protein has product MLARKTVASGALRKVLNEKLKASQRKESPTQESDSSSESEAFISASEGEEHGSSDIAKIQETPGEVSSCVVLSTVVENVENRFVLVGPFKDVKGAESSRSGGKKKEKEREGASGDERGNGKEKVLAICGGVEEYGNKSGGSGSGEAAKGLVHLSKQQDEPGSSVEETLANLLKRVGASYDPKKRKASTQKAPTTSKPTKKSKMSSTKPTIPSVPKGRATRSRVRQSEAELQKALEESKKKKKKKGKAKVVESSEVNITEEEEEWSGEEEEEEEEEEEEEEEEEEEEEEESEKEQDRLAIFGKRNFLKGRLLRDLDEPGMRTLVDALAAQG; this is encoded by the exons ATGTTGGCCAGAAAAACTGTAGCTTCCGGAGCTCTAAGAAAAGTTCTAAATGAGAAACTGAAGGCTAGCCAGAGGAAGGAAAGTCCTACTCAAGAATCTGACTCAAGCTCTGAGTCTGAAGCTTTTATTTCTGCCAGTGAAGGAGAAGAACATGGGTCTTCTGACATTGCCAAAATTCAAGAAACCCCTGGTGAGGTGAGCTCTTGTGTGGTACTCTCTACTGTGGTTGAAAATGTAGAAAATAGGTTTGTCTTGGTTGGTCCTTTCAAAGATGTAAAGGGGGCTGAATCTAGTagaagtggaggtaaaaagaaagaaaaagagagagagggagcAAGTGGTGATGAGAGGGGAAATGGGAAAGAAAAAGTTTTGGCTATCTGTGGAGGTGTTGAAGAATATGGCAacaagtcagggggaagtggttctggggagGCGGCTAAAGGGCTTGTGCATCTAAGCAAGCAacaagatgaacctggttcatctgttgaggAAACACTGGCTAATCTTCTGAAGAGGGTTGGGGccagttatgatccaaagaagcGTAAAGCATCCACACAAAAGGCTCCAACTACTTCCAAGCcaacaaagaaaagcaaaatgtcaTCCACAAAACCTACTATACCTTCAGTACCTAAGGGAAGAGCCACTAGAAGCAGGGTCAGACAAAGTGAAGCTGAGTTACAGAAAGCTCTGGAAGAaagcaagaagaaaaagaagaagaagggaaaAGCAAAGGTTGTGGAGAGTTCTgag GTAAACATtactgaggaagaagaagaatggagtggagaagaagaagaagaagaagaagaagaagaagaagaagaagaagaagaagaagaagaagaagaagaggaatctgAAAAGGAACAAGATAGGCTTGCCATATTTGgcaaaagaaattttttgaaaGGAAGACTGTTGAGAGACCTGGATGAGCCAGGAATGAGAACACTAGTGGATGCCCTAGCTGCACAAGGTTGA
- the LOC138880939 gene encoding uncharacterized protein, with the protein MGRKSCARRWWRFGQYHSSKEVAAESVASAMSGPSFFLFSDSQSPLSRNPSSSHAENTTENVELEGGKGKNINVASVDETPYLSLPDTNSEPVIGDVPVTNKGKGKVVEDSELGGSRRESVPETETQLVDVDCSDDSQLKKRKIGVAPKKIKLMFCLSFALDDFVRDLVFRPVDSGGEKQVWKEWDRCWDFLVPIDLDYKPKVDWDTNCHVIHQLKANLSKQQLRLFKKTYFGYFLDLPPVIVQIRVMHHLLMRELHHEVKNKMRFVVNDYRLRFGLGEFALVTGLKCKGGTSIESIAENRLISKYFGTASVTFAQLADCFKKKNWEMDDDALKIAVMYFVNSFLFSQLKTKTISRSYIDLVESGDFNNYPWGIDVYKPTIDSCSNKFQNKPSFYRLGGFPLALQTWLYECCPSLDGHFAHHLGNNKLPRILKWAVIGQIPNERVALQMCSLQCKQLKNITPTDDEKKQFDMCGLSFEIEVECTDSQPSQSDSFQVFGTQLPKTQSMSESTGGDSQPTNAEVMKELQALKLFVENKFEEVLAAIGRQAVKPEENSAHKQQDDDLRSDKMLYIDADNAFMCLACRVDGVGQVDVDGSNVNLPSGGRHNVNQSGNDLTTRAVNKSKPDQSVSRNIVQIQTDVETTPAVLTRKRHLVAVKQSPYRNDWQSGVSAVGGSSKVIKGRFPFVNDISETVDFKLTTAFSNFVEANMQLGEEVYLPSDQKLEPCFDFEVEQIDDKTFFHTLNYSGRPLSSSHLNIIFYYLRKKAKYGINMPIKVTTTDTLFNNIIQRVFTEFVKSGKQDHLIDRSDDIMEYMKGFRMHCNTPWHQVDHVLFPINLAEIWHWILGYVSFHKRCFYVYDLLRSRKHKKAIQKVAKAYAVLIPLFLVSIEFYNQRSDIVVENGLHMGKKLTDPFDIELITNLPSKIQYIIEDLPIPVVNFDVDGLRARFGILLRHYGRNKQLHGESSESEAPVAPKKTHGKKRKK; encoded by the exons ATGGGTCGGAAGAGTTGTGCGCGTAGATGGTGGCGCTTTGGACAATATCATTCTTCAAAAGAAGTAGCTGCTGAATCCGTTGCATCAGCCATGTCTGGGCCtagttttttcttattttctgatTCTCAGTCTCCACTTAGTCGTAACCCTAGCAGTAGTCATGCTGAAAACACAACTGAAAATGTAGAATTAGAGGGTGGAAAAGGCAAAAATATTAATGTCGCGTCAGTCGATGAAACTCCTTACCTATCATTACCCGACACAAATTCTGAACCAGTCATAGGAGATGTTCCTGTGACTAATaagggaaaaggtaaagttgttgAGGATTCTGAGTTAGGGGGAAGCCGACGTGAATCCGTGCCTGAAACAGAAACTCAACTAGTAGATGTTGATTGTAGCGATGATTCTCAGTTAAAGAAGAGAAAAATCGGTGTCGCACCCAAGAAG ATTAAATTAATGTTCTGCTTGAG CTTTGCATTAGATGATTTTGTGCGTGATCTAGTGTTTAGGCCAGTTGATAGTGGTGGGGAGAAGCAAGTATGGAAGGAATGGGACCGT TGTTGGGATTTCCTTGTGCCTATTGACTTAGATTATAAACCAAAGGTTGATTGGGATACCAATTGCCatgttattcatcaattgaaagcGAATTTATCAAAGCAGCAACTTCGACTGTTTAAGAAAACATACTTTGGCTATTTTTTGGATCTGCCACCAGTGATTGTGCAGATTCGTGTTATGCACCATTTGCTTATGAGAGAATTACATCATGAGGTTAAAAATAAGATGCGGTTTGTAGTGAATGATTATAGGTTGCGGTTTGGCTTGGGTGAATTTGCACTTGTTACTGGGTTGAAATGTAAGGGTGGTACAAGTATAGAGAGCATAGCAGAGAAtaggttgatttcaaaatattttgggacTGCATCCGTGACATTTGCCCAACTAGCAGACTGTTTTAAGAAGAAGAATTGGGAAATGGATGATGATGCGTTGAAGATAGCAGTTATGTATTTTGTCAACAGCTTCTTATTTTCTCAACTCAAAACAAAGACTATTTCACGGTCTTACATTGACTTGGTTGAGTCTGGTGATTTTAATAATTATCCCTGGGGTATAGATGTTTATAAACCTACAATTGACTCGTGTTCCAATAAGTTTCAAAATAAGCCTTCTTTTTATAGACTTGGTGGCTTCCCGTTGGCTTTACAGACTTGGTTGTATGAATGCTGCCCAAGTTTGGATGGTCACTTTGCTCATCATCTTGGAAACAACAAACTTCCACGAATTTTGAAATGGGCAGTCATAGGTCAAATCCCGAATGAGCGAGTTGCTTTGCAAATGTGTAGCTTGCAATGCAAGCAG CTAAAGAACATCACCCCAACTGATGATGAGAAAAAACAATTTGATATGTGTGGTCTAAGCTTTGAAATTGAAGTTGAGTGCACTGACAGCCAACCCAGCCAATCCGATAGCTTTCAGGTTTTTGGCACTCAATTACCAAAGACACAAAGTATGTCTGAAAGTACTGGAGGTGATTCCCAACCTACCAATGCTGAGGTAATGAAGGAGTTACAAGCTTTGAAGCTTTTTGTAGAGAACAAGTTTGAGGAGGTGCTTGCAGCTATTGGTAGGCAGGCAGTGAAACCAGAGGAAAATTCAGCG CACAAGCAACAGGATGATGATTTGCGTTCTGATAAAATGTTGTATAT TGATGCTGATAATGCTTTTATGTGTTTAGCATGTCGGGTTGATGGTGTTGGTCAAGTGGATGTTGATGGAAGTAATGTGAATTTGCCTTCTG GAGGGAGACATAATGTAAATCAATCTGGAAATGATCTGACAACTCGTGCTGTAAATAAGTCTAAACCTGATCAGTCGGTATCAAGAAATATTGTTCAGATACAAACAGATGTTGAAACTACTCCTGCAGTTTTAACACGGAAAAGGCACCTCGTAGCTGTAAAACAGTCACCGTATAGGAATGACTGGCAATCTGGTGTTAGTGCAGTTGGGGGATCCTCGAAGGTTATCAAAGGAAGATTTCCATTTGTAAATGACATTTCAGAGACGGTTGATTTTAAGCTTACGACTGCATTCTCAAACTTTGTTGAAGCAAATATGCAATTGGGAGA GGAAGTGTATTTACCTAGTGATCAAAAGCTAGAGCCTTGTTTTGACTTTGAAGTTGAACAGATTGATGATAAGACGTTTTTCCATACCTTAAACTATTCTGGCAGGCCGCTCTCTAGTtcg CACTTGAATATTATATTCTACTATCTTAGGAAGAAGGCGAAATATGGAATTAATATGCCAATCAAAGTCACAACTACAGATACTCTTTTTAATAATATCATTCAAAGGGTTTTCACAGAATTTGTAAAAAGTGGGAAACAAGATCATTTGATTGATAGATCAGACGATATCATGGAGTACATGAAAGGATTTAGGATGCATTGCAACACTCCATGGCACCAGGTTGATCATGTCCTTTTTCCAATTAATTTGGCAGAAATTTGGCATTGGATATTGGGGTATGTGTCATTCCACAAGAGATGTTTTTATGTATATGACTTGCTACGTAGTCGAAAGCACAAAAAAGCTATTCAGAAAGTGGCAAAGGCTTATGCTGTGTTGATCCCCCTATTTCTAGTTAGTATTGAATTTTATAACCAAAGAAGTGACATTGTAGTAGAAAATGGTCTGCACATGGGAAAGAAGTTGACTGATCCTTTTGATATTGAACTGATTACAAATCTGCCCAGCAAAATTC AGTATATTATTGAAGATCTTCCAATCCCTGTTGTCAATTTTGATGTGGATGGTCTTCGAGCTAGGTTTGGTATACTGTTGCGGCACTATGGGAGGAACAAGCAGTTACATGGCGAATCAAGTGAATCTGAGGCTCCAGTAGCACCTAAAAAGACTCATGGAAAGAAACGCAAGAAGTAG
- the LOC138880940 gene encoding uncharacterized protein has protein sequence MTVLPSTEFLHLVIDGQTRNVVRLHERNCTCGRFQLDDIPCPHAMAVIQKFHMDSYKYCSDYYSIDYLLKTYEIPVNLLPDETTWQIPEHVSLQVVLPPKGKIKPRRPKKKRGIGGWEGNTVTCALCGRKGHNRRTCRNIPKRD, from the exons ATGACG GTGTTGCCATCAACTGAATTCTTACATTTAGTAATTGATGGCCAAACAAGAAATGTGGTGCGCCTACATGAAAGAAACTGCACTTGTGGGAGGTTTCAGCTAGACGATATTCCATGTCCACATGCAATGGCAGTTATACAAAAATTCCATATGGATTCATACAAGTATTGCTCGGATTATTATAGCATAGACTACTTGCTGAAAACATATGAGATACCAGTAAATCTATTGCCTGATGAAACAACGTGGCAAATTCCAGAACATGTCTCTTTGCAGGTGGTACTGCCACCAAAAGGAAAAATCAAACCAAGAAGACCTAAAAAGAAGAGAGGCATAGGAGGCTGGGAAGGAAATACAGTTACATGTGCACTATGCGGGAGAAAAGGACACAACCGGAGAACATGCCGAAATATTCCAAAGAGAGATTGA